One segment of Danio aesculapii chromosome 3, fDanAes4.1, whole genome shotgun sequence DNA contains the following:
- the rrn3 gene encoding RNA polymerase I-specific transcription initiation factor RRN3 isoform X1, whose translation MEIEGRDFINTPPLKTVRFGGTVANTLAKLQKGDTSDYELIKHQLSDPDIKDAQIINWLQEFRTCVTQLGKDHEQLVNVVLKLPWLGRSQAVVEEYLAFLSNLVSAQTVYLRACLRMVITNFLPKRIRIQEGNVDISDSDDEDENLPRTFDNCHQALQLIARYVPSTSRFLMPILTDKFPFVQKSSRTLECYVHNMLRVSVYIPDLRKDILELIISKMLMLDVSAPRSEIEEVESGAQQDTSGASQDECLFNMDEEEDSPLNSGADGREMVHPVAERLDTMMTVLLAYIKDVSHADGTLDIEKTKALYRDLVSVFDKVVLPTHASCHVQFYMFYLCSFRLVSSHFSLVLKKLKQRNTCIKTFLVFTFQGLAEAFLDHLWKLLQGPNQPSVLRQSAAGYMGSFMARAKFLPVSTVKACLDLLVPWLHLYIDSQDSGSKAFCDINLHGPFYTACQAVFYTLIFKHNAILEGNMKKGLAYLQGLNLERIVMCQLNPLRVCLPAVTNMFAAITRKYQLVLCYTIIERNNRHMLPVVRSSVGGSSVPTNTNPLDSFFPFDPYLLKSSGKLIEPIYQVWEEPSDCMINVPKKEIPKGSMEEEDDFLHGETPHGDSIVGMTPGSYDSHLQSPRSVGSPPISFLQRPF comes from the exons GATGCTCAAATTATCAACTGGTTGCAGGAATTTAGAACATGTGTCACTCAGCTTGGCAAAGATCATGAACAATTAGTAAACGTTGTTTTG AAACTGCCATGGCTTGGTCGCAGTCAGGCTGTGGTGGAAGAATATTTGGCTTTTCTGAGTAACCTAGTGTCGGCACAAACAGTTTATCTCAGAGCTTGTCTTCGAATGGTCATCACAAATTTTTTACCGA AGAGAATCAGAATCCAAGAAGGAAATGTGGATATTTCAGAttctgatgatgaagatgaaa ATCTGCCAAGGACATTTGATAATTGTCATCAAGCTTTACAGCTCATTGCAAGATATGTTCCATC AACCAGTCGATTCCTGATGCCAATCCTCACTGACAAGTTCCCTTTTGTGCAGAAATCCTCCAGAACGCTT GAGTGTTATGTACACAACATGTTGAGGGTTTCGGTCTACATCCCTGACCTGAGGAAAGACATACTAGAGCTCATCATCAGCAAGATGCTTATGCTAGAT GTTAGCGCACCGCGAAGTGAGATTGAAGAAGTGGAAAGTGGAGCTCAGCAAGACACCAGCGGAGCATCACAGGATGAATGTCTCTTCAACATG gatGAGGAAGAGGACTCTCCACTGAACTCGGGAGCTGATGGAAGAGAAATGGTTCACCCTGTGGCAGAGAGACTGGACACCATGATGACTGTCCTCCTGGCTTACATTAAAGACGTTTCCCATGCTGATG GTACGTTAGATATCGAGAAAACCAAAGCTCTGTACAGAGACCTGGTGTCTGTGTTTGATAAAGTGGTTCTTCCCACTCATGCTTCCTGTCACGTGCAGTTTTACATGTTCTACCTGTGCAGCTTCCGCCTGGTCAGTTCACATTTCTCTCTCGTTCTCAAAAAGTTAAAGCAAAGAAACACATGCATCAAAACCTTTCTCGTGTTTACTTTTCAGGGTTTAGCTGAAGCTTTTTTGGATCACTTATGGAAGCTTTTACAAGGCCCCAACCAGCCCTCCGTCCTCCGGCAGTCTGCTGCGGGATACATGGGCAGCTTCATGGCAAGAGCCAAGTTTTTACCAGTATC GACAGTGAAGGCCTGTCTCGACCTGCTGGTTCCCTGGCTGCACCTTTACATCGACAGTCAGGACTCGGGGTCTAAAGCTTTCTGCGACATCAATCTGCACGGCCCCTTTTATACCGCCTGCCAGGCTGTGTTTTACACACTCATCTTCAAACATAATGCCATTCTGGAGGGCAATATGAAGAAAG GGCTGGCGTACCTACAGGGTTTGAATCTGGAGCGTATCGTGATGTGTCAGCTCAACCCACTGAGGGTCTGTCTGCCTGCTGTCACCAACATGTTTGCAGCCATCACCAG GAAGTACCAGCTCGTGTTGTGTTACACCATTATTGAGCGCAACAACCGGCACATGTTGCCAGTGGTGAGGAGTTCTGTGGGCGGCAGCTCAGTGCCCACCAACACAAACCCCCTGGATAGTTTCTTCCCTTTTGATCCATACCTTCTGAAAAG ttcTGGGAAACTCATTGAGCCGATCTACCAGGTGTGGGAGGAACCGTCAGACTGTATGATTAATGTGCCCAAGAAGGAAATCCCGAAG GGCTCTATGGAGGAGGAAGATGATTTTCTGCATGGAGAAACTCCTCACGGAGACTCAATAGTAGGGATGACTCCGGGCTCGTATGACTCTCATCTGCAGAGCCCACGGAGCGTCGGCTCTCCTCCAATCTCCTTCCTGCAGAGACCcttctga
- the rrn3 gene encoding RNA polymerase I-specific transcription initiation factor RRN3 isoform X2, which translates to MEIEGRDFINTPPLKTVRFGGTVANTLAKLQKGDTSDYELIKHQLSDPDIKDAQIINWLQEFRTCVTQLGKDHEQLVNVVLKLPWLGRSQAVVEEYLAFLSNLVSAQTVYLRACLRMVITNFLPKRIRIQEGNVDISDSDDEDENLPRTFDNCHQALQLIARYVPSTSRFLMPILTDKFPFVQKSSRTLECYVHNMLRVSVYIPDLRKDILELIISKMLMLDVSAPRSEIEEVESGAQQDTSGASQDECLFNMDEEEDSPLNSGADGREMVHPVAERLDTMMTVLLAYIKDVSHADGTLDIEKTKALYRDLVSVFDKVVLPTHASCHVQFYMFYLCSFRLGLAEAFLDHLWKLLQGPNQPSVLRQSAAGYMGSFMARAKFLPVSTVKACLDLLVPWLHLYIDSQDSGSKAFCDINLHGPFYTACQAVFYTLIFKHNAILEGNMKKGLAYLQGLNLERIVMCQLNPLRVCLPAVTNMFAAITRKYQLVLCYTIIERNNRHMLPVVRSSVGGSSVPTNTNPLDSFFPFDPYLLKSSGKLIEPIYQVWEEPSDCMINVPKKEIPKGSMEEEDDFLHGETPHGDSIVGMTPGSYDSHLQSPRSVGSPPISFLQRPF; encoded by the exons GATGCTCAAATTATCAACTGGTTGCAGGAATTTAGAACATGTGTCACTCAGCTTGGCAAAGATCATGAACAATTAGTAAACGTTGTTTTG AAACTGCCATGGCTTGGTCGCAGTCAGGCTGTGGTGGAAGAATATTTGGCTTTTCTGAGTAACCTAGTGTCGGCACAAACAGTTTATCTCAGAGCTTGTCTTCGAATGGTCATCACAAATTTTTTACCGA AGAGAATCAGAATCCAAGAAGGAAATGTGGATATTTCAGAttctgatgatgaagatgaaa ATCTGCCAAGGACATTTGATAATTGTCATCAAGCTTTACAGCTCATTGCAAGATATGTTCCATC AACCAGTCGATTCCTGATGCCAATCCTCACTGACAAGTTCCCTTTTGTGCAGAAATCCTCCAGAACGCTT GAGTGTTATGTACACAACATGTTGAGGGTTTCGGTCTACATCCCTGACCTGAGGAAAGACATACTAGAGCTCATCATCAGCAAGATGCTTATGCTAGAT GTTAGCGCACCGCGAAGTGAGATTGAAGAAGTGGAAAGTGGAGCTCAGCAAGACACCAGCGGAGCATCACAGGATGAATGTCTCTTCAACATG gatGAGGAAGAGGACTCTCCACTGAACTCGGGAGCTGATGGAAGAGAAATGGTTCACCCTGTGGCAGAGAGACTGGACACCATGATGACTGTCCTCCTGGCTTACATTAAAGACGTTTCCCATGCTGATG GTACGTTAGATATCGAGAAAACCAAAGCTCTGTACAGAGACCTGGTGTCTGTGTTTGATAAAGTGGTTCTTCCCACTCATGCTTCCTGTCACGTGCAGTTTTACATGTTCTACCTGTGCAGCTTCCGCCTG GGTTTAGCTGAAGCTTTTTTGGATCACTTATGGAAGCTTTTACAAGGCCCCAACCAGCCCTCCGTCCTCCGGCAGTCTGCTGCGGGATACATGGGCAGCTTCATGGCAAGAGCCAAGTTTTTACCAGTATC GACAGTGAAGGCCTGTCTCGACCTGCTGGTTCCCTGGCTGCACCTTTACATCGACAGTCAGGACTCGGGGTCTAAAGCTTTCTGCGACATCAATCTGCACGGCCCCTTTTATACCGCCTGCCAGGCTGTGTTTTACACACTCATCTTCAAACATAATGCCATTCTGGAGGGCAATATGAAGAAAG GGCTGGCGTACCTACAGGGTTTGAATCTGGAGCGTATCGTGATGTGTCAGCTCAACCCACTGAGGGTCTGTCTGCCTGCTGTCACCAACATGTTTGCAGCCATCACCAG GAAGTACCAGCTCGTGTTGTGTTACACCATTATTGAGCGCAACAACCGGCACATGTTGCCAGTGGTGAGGAGTTCTGTGGGCGGCAGCTCAGTGCCCACCAACACAAACCCCCTGGATAGTTTCTTCCCTTTTGATCCATACCTTCTGAAAAG ttcTGGGAAACTCATTGAGCCGATCTACCAGGTGTGGGAGGAACCGTCAGACTGTATGATTAATGTGCCCAAGAAGGAAATCCCGAAG GGCTCTATGGAGGAGGAAGATGATTTTCTGCATGGAGAAACTCCTCACGGAGACTCAATAGTAGGGATGACTCCGGGCTCGTATGACTCTCATCTGCAGAGCCCACGGAGCGTCGGCTCTCCTCCAATCTCCTTCCTGCAGAGACCcttctga